In one Conger conger chromosome 5, fConCon1.1, whole genome shotgun sequence genomic region, the following are encoded:
- the LOC133129807 gene encoding protein eva-1 homolog A-like — protein MALISNALAAYNFIAEHPERAALYFVCGVCLGLLLTLFALVVQISCRTDCQAKPLRKRGARARGRGAESASDSSADSDSSDWDTTSDLSARRHRRFERTLHTNVFTSAEELERAQRLEERERIIREIWMNGQPDIPGTRSLNLYY, from the exons ATGGCTCTGATCAGCAATGCTCTGGCAGCCTACAACTTCATAGCAG AGCACCCGGAGAGAGCAGCCTTGTATTTTGTTTGTGGCGTGTGCCTTGGCCTTCTCCTTACGCTGTTTGCGCTGGTGGTCCAGATCTCCTGCCGCACAGACTGCCAGGCCAAGCCGCTTAGGAAGCGAGGTGCACGGGCACGGGGCCGAGGGGCAGAGAGTGCCAGCGACAGCAGTGCCGACAGTGACTCCTCAGACTGGGACACAACTTCGGACCTGTCGGCCCGCCGCCATCGCCGCTTTGAGCGGACACTCCACACCAATGTGTTCACCTCGGCGGAGGAGCTGGAGCGGGCCCAGAGGCTGGAGGAGCGTGAGCGCATCATCCGGGAGATCTGGATGAACGGACAGCCCGACATACCAGGGACCCGCAGCCTCAACCTCTACTACTAG